A single region of the Thermodesulfatator indicus DSM 15286 genome encodes:
- a CDS encoding pyridoxal-phosphate-dependent aminotransferase family protein, whose product MNLLDKKVLLAPGPVPVPPQALLAMAKPVIHHRLPEFSAILNKIREDLKYLFQTTKDVLFFASSGTGAMEACVANLFKPKEKVIVVRGGKFGERWGELAETYGLNPIYIDVTWGEAVSLETVKKTLEENPDARGLLIQAHETSTGVKHPVAEIAALTRNTEVLLVVDAISALGVYPLPFDELGIDAMVAGSQKSLALPPGLSFVALSDKAWQRVEENNESPRYYFDFRKEKKALAKETTAFTPAVSLLYGLSEILNRIKEVGLPSLFAHYKRLSEACRAGVKALGLELFAKTPCEALTIIKVPEGVDGLKLMKLMREKYQVTMAGGQAKLKGKVVRIAHLGYQGPLDVIVALATFEMALTELGYKIPLGAGVAAAQKYFLETEEE is encoded by the coding sequence ATGAACCTTTTAGACAAAAAAGTCCTTCTCGCTCCAGGGCCTGTACCTGTTCCCCCTCAAGCCTTGCTGGCTATGGCTAAACCGGTTATCCATCATCGCCTTCCAGAATTTTCTGCAATTCTAAATAAGATAAGAGAAGATTTAAAGTACCTTTTTCAAACTACTAAAGATGTCTTGTTTTTTGCCTCTTCTGGAACCGGAGCCATGGAAGCCTGTGTGGCTAATCTTTTCAAGCCAAAGGAAAAAGTCATTGTAGTTAGAGGGGGGAAATTCGGAGAACGCTGGGGTGAGCTTGCTGAGACTTATGGCCTAAATCCAATCTATATTGACGTTACCTGGGGAGAAGCCGTCTCGCTAGAAACAGTTAAGAAAACTTTAGAAGAAAACCCTGATGCTCGAGGCCTTTTAATTCAGGCCCACGAGACTTCTACTGGTGTTAAACATCCCGTGGCTGAAATCGCTGCTTTAACTCGAAATACCGAAGTACTTCTGGTAGTTGACGCTATCTCTGCCCTTGGAGTTTATCCCCTTCCTTTTGATGAATTAGGCATTGATGCTATGGTAGCAGGCTCACAAAAAAGCCTCGCCCTTCCTCCAGGGCTTTCGTTTGTAGCCTTGTCTGATAAAGCGTGGCAGCGTGTAGAAGAAAATAATGAATCTCCCCGGTATTATTTTGACTTTCGCAAAGAGAAAAAAGCACTGGCTAAAGAAACCACTGCTTTTACTCCAGCAGTTTCGTTGCTCTACGGTTTATCTGAAATTCTTAACCGCATAAAAGAAGTTGGGCTTCCGAGTCTTTTTGCCCATTACAAACGCCTTTCTGAAGCCTGTCGAGCCGGGGTAAAGGCCCTGGGGCTAGAGCTTTTTGCCAAAACTCCATGTGAAGCGCTTACCATTATTAAAGTGCCTGAAGGAGTCGATGGGCTTAAGCTCATGAAGCTTATGCGCGAAAAATATCAGGTAACCATGGCCGGAGGGCAAGCTAAACTCAAAGGTAAAGTGGTGCGTATTGCTCACTTGGGATATCAAGGACCTCTTGATGTTATAGTTGCCCTCGCTACTTTTGAAATGGCCCTTACAGAGCTTGGCTATAAAATTCCTTTAGGGGCCGGCGTAGCTGCAGCCCAAAAATATTTTCTGGAAACAGAGGAGGAATAA
- a CDS encoding DsbC family protein, translated as MKKFFLVVLFFVVWIGFGTSWAACPKRERAAQMLAPLFGGEKPKVISVKSTPIKGLCEVVVEANGRKTPVYLDESGRYLVLGRIIDILARKDLTQERLTELNRLSPEKLKELKKLVAFSVGKGPEVFFITDPDCPHCKRAEKIIFPLAEQGKIKVNVIFMPLEALHPHAKEKAVAIICDKKGPKELMKGYQGTQCKEGEEKVKEALKILPRLGIRGTPTYIFPNGKIHAGVLEEKQIIEMVK; from the coding sequence ATGAAAAAATTTTTTTTAGTGGTTTTGTTTTTTGTTGTCTGGATTGGATTTGGTACTAGCTGGGCGGCCTGTCCTAAAAGAGAAAGAGCAGCTCAGATGCTTGCTCCTCTTTTTGGTGGTGAGAAGCCCAAAGTTATTAGTGTAAAATCGACGCCAATAAAAGGCCTTTGCGAAGTAGTAGTAGAGGCCAATGGCCGGAAAACTCCTGTTTATCTTGATGAGAGTGGCCGTTATCTGGTTTTAGGACGTATTATAGATATTCTTGCTCGCAAAGACTTAACTCAGGAAAGATTGACAGAACTTAATCGTCTTTCGCCTGAAAAACTGAAAGAATTAAAAAAACTAGTGGCTTTTTCTGTAGGTAAAGGACCAGAAGTGTTTTTCATAACTGATCCTGACTGCCCTCACTGTAAAAGAGCTGAGAAGATAATTTTTCCATTAGCGGAGCAAGGAAAGATAAAAGTAAATGTAATATTTATGCCTTTAGAAGCCTTGCACCCTCATGCCAAGGAAAAAGCTGTTGCTATTATTTGTGATAAAAAGGGGCCCAAAGAATTAATGAAGGGCTACCAGGGAACTCAATGTAAAGAGGGAGAGGAAAAAGTAAAAGAGGCCTTAAAAATTTTACCAAGACTAGGCATCAGAGGAACTCCGACTTATATTTTTCCTAACGGAAAGATACACGCAGGGGTTTTGGAAGAAAAACAAATTATAGAAATGGTGAAATAG